From Pseudanabaena sp. PCC 6802, one genomic window encodes:
- a CDS encoding D-alanyl-D-alanine carboxypeptidase: MLRLRKFGIKNWLYRIAIALTAMLVAVGWSHWSKDSAIAQVALKRTEVNSPELVAVRSGFCQSSLEAAIESIIGSPEFTRARWGIQIEPLSDPTVLYSHNGDLPLIPASNVKLLTTAAALRIIDIRTPQDLSTVDNLVTEINRESDNELADYLLRHIGGRNVVKQLLASIGVSANSYEQVDGSGLSRSNRAEPSTFIALLKAMHAQNLYSGMFYHSLSVAGVNGTLRNRFRNTFIQGRVHAKTGTLNGVRALSGYLDNLDYGALAFSIMVNQPGQSGQVMVDAIDRIVLNAAQVSRCS; encoded by the coding sequence GTGCTGAGACTGAGAAAATTTGGCATAAAAAATTGGCTGTACAGGATCGCGATCGCGCTAACAGCCATGCTGGTTGCGGTGGGCTGGAGTCACTGGAGTAAAGATTCTGCCATCGCGCAAGTAGCCCTAAAGCGTACTGAAGTTAATTCTCCCGAACTGGTTGCAGTTAGATCCGGTTTCTGTCAAAGCTCTTTGGAAGCAGCGATCGAATCAATTATTGGGAGTCCGGAGTTTACAAGAGCTCGATGGGGAATTCAAATTGAACCGCTATCCGACCCTACTGTACTCTATAGCCACAATGGCGATCTCCCCCTAATTCCAGCTTCTAATGTCAAACTGTTGACCACAGCGGCAGCGTTACGGATTATCGACATTCGCACTCCTCAGGATCTTTCGACTGTGGATAATTTGGTTACGGAGATCAATCGCGAGAGTGACAATGAATTAGCTGACTACCTACTACGTCATATCGGTGGTCGAAACGTGGTTAAGCAGCTTCTGGCTTCCATAGGGGTAAGTGCAAATAGCTACGAGCAGGTGGATGGCTCTGGCTTATCTCGCAGCAACCGAGCCGAACCATCCACCTTCATAGCGCTGTTGAAAGCGATGCACGCTCAGAACTTATACAGTGGGATGTTTTACCACTCTTTGTCTGTAGCGGGAGTAAATGGAACCTTGCGAAATCGCTTTCGGAATACCTTCATTCAAGGCAGAGTCCATGCTAAGACAGGAACCTTGAACGGGGTGAGAGCGTTATCCGGCTATTTAGACAATCTCGACTACGGCGCGCTCGCTTTTAGTATTATGGTCAACCAGCCCGGACAGTCTGGGCAAGTAATGGTAGATGCGATCGATCGAATAGTCCTCAATGCCGCCCAGGTAAGTCGTTGTAGTTAG
- the prmC gene encoding peptide chain release factor N(5)-glutamine methyltransferase, translating to MAYQIPAIAKGVFESLVEFWQWYERSRQAAIAANIDSLELDWLLERVAGIDKLALRLRQIEPDVSVQLKLDSLWQQRLCDRLPVQYLAGETTWRDLDLYVTPAVLIPRPETELLIDLAWDYCDRTKADTGEWVDLGTGSGAIALGLAKALPKANIHAVDRSAEALAIAKQNALRHGLESQIRFYQGNWFEPLEAIRGKVAGMVSNPPYIPTAEVEQLQPEVRDCEPRLALDGGSDGLEAIRYLIATAPFYLAIGGYWIVEVMVGQAPTVAEMLARSGLYAQIEIHQDRSGIERFVAAIVSVR from the coding sequence ATGGCATACCAAATTCCTGCAATCGCAAAAGGAGTTTTTGAATCGCTAGTGGAGTTCTGGCAGTGGTACGAGCGATCTCGCCAGGCGGCAATCGCAGCCAACATTGACAGTCTTGAACTGGACTGGTTGCTAGAGCGAGTGGCTGGTATTGATAAGCTGGCTCTGCGCTTAAGGCAGATAGAGCCGGATGTGTCCGTGCAATTAAAATTAGATAGCTTATGGCAGCAACGTTTGTGCGATCGCTTACCCGTGCAATATTTAGCAGGTGAAACGACCTGGCGCGATTTAGATTTATACGTCACCCCAGCCGTTCTGATTCCACGTCCCGAAACCGAGCTGTTAATCGATTTAGCGTGGGATTATTGCGATCGCACTAAGGCCGATACAGGTGAGTGGGTCGATTTGGGTACGGGTAGCGGCGCGATCGCGCTTGGCTTAGCAAAGGCTTTACCAAAAGCAAATATTCATGCCGTCGATCGCAGTGCCGAAGCATTGGCGATCGCCAAACAAAATGCCTTGAGACATGGTTTGGAGAGTCAGATTAGGTTTTATCAGGGTAATTGGTTTGAGCCTTTAGAAGCAATTAGGGGCAAAGTCGCGGGTATGGTCTCCAATCCCCCTTACATTCCCACTGCAGAGGTCGAGCAACTGCAACCGGAGGTAAGAGATTGCGAGCCGCGCCTTGCCCTTGATGGCGGTAGTGACGGTCTGGAGGCAATTAGATATCTCATCGCTACAGCACCCTTTTATCTGGCGATCGGAGGATATTGGATTGTGGAAGTCATGGTAGGGCAAGCCCCCACCGTAGCAGAGATGCTTGCGCGATCTGGTTTATACGCGCAAATCGAGATTCACCAGGATCGATCCGGCATAGAGCGGTTTGTGGCAGCGATAGTATCGGTAAGATAA
- the fusA gene encoding elongation factor G, with product MTPRDKIRNIGISAHIDAGKTTISERILFYTGKIHKIEEVGGDGDGATMDYMELEREKGITITSAAITCFWKDTQINLIDTPGHVDFTIEVERSLRVLDGAIMVLDGVAGVQSQTYTVDRQMRRYQVPRLVFINKLDRVGADPFRVFDTLKEKLDLNPILLQYPIGMEDKFVGVIDLIEMTANYFEGENGERVLSQSIPPHLQVEAQAARDRLLDRISIHSEEMMAKLLDGLEIPKQTIWDTIRQLTLSREFVPVLMGSAFKNKGIQNLLDAIALYLPSPLEREAVTATDVAMAREVQISPEPSDPFVALAFKLIEDEFGQLTYTRLYAGTLHRGDRLFNSRTKKTVRVNRLVRIEVDKRQELEFASAGEIVGLVGVNCASGDTLCSVGTNLALEGIFVPEPVISIAITPKSREDIDRISKALHRFEREDPTLHVSTDPESHKTLMAGMGELHLDIYLERMKREYHAEAYVSAPAVAYRETITGKSGFDYTFKKQTGGAGQYAHVVGSLEPCTEPFLFENRISGGAIPAQFVPACEQGCRDALKTGWLKGYPIVGVKVILSGGSYHAIDSSEIAFRYAARQGFEQGFARAKPTILEPMMLLEVETPSEFWGKIQGKLLSRRALLLGTETRNHYTIVRAEVPLAEMFGYATELRSLSQGMATFTMEFAEYRQLPENLMSQLR from the coding sequence ATGACTCCTCGGGATAAAATACGCAACATAGGGATTTCCGCACACATCGACGCTGGGAAGACGACGATTTCCGAGCGCATCCTTTTCTACACGGGTAAGATCCACAAAATCGAAGAGGTCGGGGGCGATGGCGATGGTGCCACGATGGACTACATGGAATTGGAGCGCGAAAAGGGCATTACTATCACTTCGGCGGCAATTACCTGTTTCTGGAAAGACACGCAAATTAACCTGATCGACACTCCGGGTCACGTAGATTTTACAATTGAAGTCGAGCGATCGCTGCGCGTTCTGGATGGCGCAATTATGGTGCTGGATGGAGTAGCAGGCGTGCAGTCTCAAACCTATACGGTGGATCGGCAGATGCGACGCTATCAGGTACCGCGATTGGTATTTATTAACAAACTGGATCGAGTGGGAGCCGATCCCTTCCGCGTGTTCGATACTCTCAAGGAGAAACTCGATCTCAATCCCATCCTCCTGCAATATCCCATTGGGATGGAGGATAAATTTGTGGGAGTTATCGATCTAATCGAAATGACTGCCAACTACTTTGAAGGGGAGAATGGCGAGCGCGTTCTGAGCCAGTCCATTCCCCCACATTTACAGGTAGAAGCGCAAGCAGCCCGAGATCGACTGCTCGATCGCATATCCATTCACTCAGAAGAGATGATGGCGAAGCTGCTCGATGGTCTCGAAATTCCCAAGCAAACGATCTGGGACACCATTCGCCAGTTGACTCTAAGTCGCGAATTTGTACCAGTCCTGATGGGATCGGCCTTTAAAAATAAGGGCATCCAGAACTTACTCGACGCGATCGCGCTCTACTTGCCATCTCCACTCGAACGGGAAGCCGTGACAGCCACTGATGTCGCTATGGCACGGGAAGTGCAGATTTCTCCCGAACCATCCGATCCGTTTGTAGCGCTAGCATTCAAACTCATTGAAGATGAGTTCGGACAGCTTACCTACACGCGCCTCTATGCCGGGACCCTACATCGCGGCGATCGCCTCTTCAATAGCCGCACCAAGAAAACGGTGCGCGTCAACCGCCTGGTGCGAATTGAAGTCGATAAACGACAGGAACTTGAGTTCGCCTCAGCAGGGGAAATTGTCGGATTGGTAGGAGTTAACTGCGCCTCTGGCGATACGCTGTGTTCCGTAGGAACCAACCTTGCGCTCGAAGGCATATTCGTACCGGAGCCAGTAATCTCCATTGCGATTACGCCAAAGAGTCGGGAGGATATCGATCGCATCTCGAAGGCATTGCACCGATTCGAGCGGGAAGATCCCACTTTGCATGTCAGTACCGATCCGGAGTCGCATAAAACCTTGATGGCAGGTATGGGCGAGCTGCATTTAGATATCTACTTGGAGCGCATGAAGCGGGAATATCACGCGGAAGCCTATGTCAGCGCGCCTGCGGTTGCCTATCGAGAAACGATTACTGGCAAATCGGGGTTTGACTACACGTTCAAGAAGCAAACGGGCGGTGCAGGACAGTACGCCCACGTTGTAGGCAGTTTGGAACCCTGCACGGAACCATTTCTGTTTGAGAACCGCATTAGTGGCGGTGCGATTCCGGCACAGTTCGTTCCTGCTTGCGAACAGGGATGCCGCGATGCCTTGAAAACAGGATGGCTTAAAGGCTATCCGATCGTCGGTGTCAAAGTCATCCTTTCAGGAGGTTCTTACCATGCTATTGATTCTTCTGAGATAGCATTCCGTTATGCTGCCAGGCAAGGCTTCGAGCAAGGCTTCGCTCGCGCCAAACCAACGATTTTAGAACCAATGATGCTACTAGAAGTAGAGACACCAAGCGAGTTTTGGGGCAAGATTCAGGGGAAACTCTTATCTCGCCGCGCCTTGTTACTGGGTACGGAAACCAGGAACCATTACACGATCGTCCGCGCTGAAGTGCCGCTAGCAGAGATGTTTGGCTATGCTACAGAATTGCGATCGCTTTCGCAAGGGATGGCAACTTTCACAATGGAGTTTGCCGAGTATCGCCAGCTTCCCGAAAACCTCATGAGCCAATTGCGGTAA
- a CDS encoding host attachment protein, producing the protein MSKYLVAAIDGTKARFLTLENGELGAPGPHPVEHEGLVSPAKAMQGQELWSSSKTGRNRGVSGQAHSYDDRREHHTIEFERRFAHAIATRIVDLVQTHRTEQLLLVAEPQILGLMREALAPALPKHLKMSELAKDLCHFKPHELHEYLASRELLPAYKKAGAT; encoded by the coding sequence ATGAGTAAGTACTTAGTTGCTGCAATCGATGGTACTAAAGCCCGTTTCTTAACTCTGGAAAATGGTGAGTTAGGTGCGCCCGGTCCCCATCCTGTCGAGCATGAAGGGTTGGTCAGCCCTGCTAAAGCAATGCAAGGGCAAGAGCTGTGGTCGAGTTCTAAAACCGGACGCAACCGAGGAGTTAGCGGTCAAGCCCACAGCTACGACGATCGCCGCGAACACCACACGATTGAGTTTGAACGGCGGTTTGCCCATGCGATCGCCACCAGAATTGTCGATTTAGTCCAAACCCACCGCACTGAGCAACTGCTCCTGGTTGCCGAACCGCAAATTTTGGGTTTGATGCGAGAAGCCCTAGCGCCCGCACTACCCAAACACCTCAAGATGAGCGAACTTGCTAAGGATCTTTGCCACTTCAAACCCCACGAACTGCACGAATATCTCGCGAGTAGGGAGTTACTGCCCGCATATAAAAAAGCTGGCGCTACCTAG
- a CDS encoding ABC transporter permease, with translation MTQISPTLTEIPGGDRTAQPSLFSAEFRQETFALTKRLFIQLRRRPTTLIAGVIQPLMWLILFGALFRYAPEGLLGDGQTYIKFLAAGIIVFTAFSSALNSGLPVLFDREFGFLNRILVAPLASRFSIVLASAIFIIATSAVQTIAIIAVSALMGAGLPNLAGLGVATLAIALLVFGFTMLSLGLAFAMPGHQELLAFIFLVNLPLIFSSIALAPLSFMPAWLQWIASLNPLSFAIAPIRYVYGHSDWSWQSVVLEAPWGDMTILGAIGALAAFAAIVGMAIRGVLRRGVA, from the coding sequence ATGACTCAGATTTCACCAACCTTGACCGAAATTCCTGGAGGCGATCGCACAGCCCAACCCAGCTTATTTTCTGCCGAATTTCGCCAGGAGACCTTTGCCCTCACAAAACGCTTGTTTATTCAACTGCGTCGCCGCCCTACAACCTTGATTGCAGGAGTAATCCAGCCGCTGATGTGGTTGATCTTATTTGGCGCGCTATTTCGCTATGCGCCAGAGGGTTTGCTTGGCGACGGTCAGACATATATCAAATTCCTGGCGGCTGGCATCATTGTATTTACTGCCTTTAGTAGCGCCTTGAATTCTGGCCTACCCGTTCTATTTGACCGGGAATTTGGCTTTCTCAATCGCATCCTGGTGGCTCCGCTCGCATCCAGATTCTCGATCGTGCTGGCATCGGCGATATTTATTATTGCCACCAGTGCCGTTCAAACCATAGCAATTATTGCTGTCAGTGCGTTGATGGGGGCAGGATTGCCGAATTTAGCTGGCTTAGGTGTCGCTACATTAGCGATCGCCCTGCTGGTGTTTGGGTTTACCATGCTGAGCCTTGGGTTGGCCTTTGCGATGCCAGGGCATCAAGAGCTGCTAGCATTTATTTTTCTGGTGAATTTACCGCTCATTTTCTCCAGCATTGCTCTAGCGCCGCTTTCATTTATGCCCGCCTGGTTGCAATGGATCGCGAGTTTAAATCCGCTTTCATTTGCGATCGCGCCAATTCGATACGTCTACGGGCATAGTGACTGGAGCTGGCAGAGCGTGGTGTTAGAAGCCCCTTGGGGAGATATGACTATCCTGGGCGCGATCGGTGCCCTAGCCGCATTTGCTGCGATCGTGGGTATGGCGATTCGAGGAGTATTGCGGCGAGGCGTGGCATGA
- a CDS encoding vWA domain-containing protein, with amino-acid sequence MSVNLSCSLSDRCLDSSQGNSQQRQLAIKVSAINDTRMGGAPLNLCLVLDRSGSMGGRPLDTVKAAAIDLIDRMHYSDRLSVVAFDHKAKVIVENQTLDRPEMLKDKIQSLKASGGTCIDDAIKLGLQELGKVREGTIAQAFVLTDGENEHGDNDRCLQFARLAAEYNITLHTLGFGDAWNQDVLERIADAGGGTMAYIASPDRAADEFNRLLQRVQSVGLTNAHLLLELAPNVRLAELKPIAQVEPEAIELPAQSEGNLVMVRLGDLMTEAERVVVVNLYINANSPEAVPGSLPNTIDILTAQIRYDNPAIAKTSVISEPVTVEAELVRDFRAQTDPSVQNYVLALAKYRQTQLAEDKLKQGDRTGAATMLQSAAKTALQMGDRQAATVLQSSATRLQSGSNLSEAERKTTRIVSKTVLQKPSHE; translated from the coding sequence ATGAGCGTAAATCTGTCTTGTAGTTTAAGCGATCGCTGTCTTGACAGTTCCCAGGGCAACAGCCAGCAACGTCAATTAGCAATCAAGGTATCGGCAATTAACGATACCCGTATGGGTGGCGCACCGCTCAATCTTTGTCTGGTATTAGATCGTAGCGGTTCTATGGGGGGTAGACCTTTAGATACGGTAAAAGCCGCAGCGATCGATCTCATCGATCGCATGCATTACAGCGATCGGCTGAGCGTGGTGGCATTTGACCATAAAGCCAAAGTAATCGTCGAAAATCAAACCCTCGATCGGCCAGAAATGCTCAAAGACAAAATTCAGTCGCTGAAAGCCTCTGGGGGAACCTGCATTGACGATGCGATCAAACTGGGATTGCAAGAACTTGGCAAAGTTAGAGAGGGCACGATCGCTCAAGCGTTTGTTTTAACCGACGGTGAAAACGAGCACGGCGATAACGACCGTTGCTTGCAGTTCGCTCGCCTGGCGGCAGAATATAACATTACGCTGCATACTCTTGGATTCGGCGATGCATGGAATCAGGATGTTCTAGAGCGCATTGCCGATGCCGGTGGCGGTACTATGGCTTATATTGCCTCCCCGGATCGGGCAGCCGATGAATTTAATCGTCTATTGCAGCGGGTGCAGTCTGTTGGTTTGACAAATGCCCACTTGCTGCTAGAACTGGCACCCAACGTGCGCCTGGCCGAGCTTAAGCCCATTGCTCAAGTGGAACCCGAAGCGATCGAGTTGCCCGCTCAATCGGAAGGCAATCTAGTTATGGTGCGTTTGGGGGATCTAATGACTGAAGCTGAAAGGGTAGTAGTGGTTAACCTTTACATTAACGCTAACTCCCCCGAGGCCGTACCTGGCAGTTTGCCCAATACGATCGACATACTGACTGCCCAAATTCGCTACGACAATCCGGCGATCGCGAAGACAAGCGTCATTTCTGAACCAGTGACTGTAGAAGCGGAGCTAGTTCGGGACTTTCGCGCCCAAACCGATCCATCGGTGCAAAATTACGTGCTGGCGCTTGCCAAATATCGACAGACGCAACTAGCTGAGGATAAGCTTAAACAGGGCGATCGCACTGGCGCTGCCACGATGCTACAGTCTGCTGCTAAAACTGCTTTGCAAATGGGCGATCGACAAGCCGCGACCGTTTTACAAAGTAGTGCTACAAGGCTGCAGTCCGGTA